Part of the Lotus japonicus ecotype B-129 chromosome 6, LjGifu_v1.2 genome, ttatacttgttgggcttttcatttccaagatcgcccttcccttatctgggtttacttctattcctcttgatgttaacataaatcccaagaattttcctccctggatcccaaaagaacacttctcagggtttaacttcatttgatatgttcttaactgatcaaacgcttctttaaggtcgccgccatgatcactagccctggcggattttacaatcatgtcatccacatacacctccatattcctgcctacttgctttgaaaaaattttgtccatgagccgttggtacgtagctcctgcattcttcaaaccaaaaggcatcgtcttgtaacaatagttcgcctgattggtcatgaatgctgtactttcctcatccgagggatgcatcataatctgattatagcccgaataagcgtccatgagacttaaaagttcattccctgaagctccatccacaagcttgtcaacattgggaagtgggtacgaatctttgggacacactttgttcaggctcgtgtagtccgtgcacattcgccatttcccattggccttcttgaccattacaacattggcgagccacgttgggtactgtacctcacggatgaagcgggccttgatcaatttttcagtctctacttgtacagccttgttcttttcttcactcattcttcaccttggttggatgaccggggtcgcccctggtcgtatggctagcttgtgggtgatcaccttgggatcaatccctggtacatcattgatggtccatgcgaagagatctagattatcacccagaagggtgattagtctgtcctcttgttctgttgtcaacccactgccaatctttagaaacttgtccttgacttgcacctgcttggtttcttccagcggttgtgggcgaaaatcatcagcatcatctcttgggtccaagctaaatccttcttgtgggaagatttctgtaattcggtggctctccttggcggccttccgcccatagagcgccacgctcctcaaatagcattcccttgctgcattctggtctacacgcaatatcccgaccttcccgttgcaagcgggatatttaacagttaaatgagcagttgagatgaccgcgcagaccttaTTGAGGGTGTcccgccccaagagtacgttgtaattggctctacacgccaatactaagtactttacttgaaacttcttgacaaactctccttctccaaaggcagtcggaatttcgacgtatccccgcacactgacacggtctcctgtgaatcccaccaaagttcccctgtatggtttcaaatctgattcctttagtcccaggcgatcaaaggcgtctccatagatgatgtctgccgaagatccctggtctaagaatactttctttgtcacataattgttaaccctaattgttaccacaattggatcgttgtcatggggaattacatgcgcaaaatcctgaggggtgaatataataggagaatgattcacccaacactcgccttcgttcgactcctgtactgagtgtactgccgctacgtagcgttttctagccttacttgaaattgcacccccgccaaatcctcctgcaatagatgagcattccccagcaggatcgcccaactcttcaactatctctttacctttacctttgtccccttgagtgattttagctacctccggcgctgctgtgtctttgacaaagtttgccaaatggccagctttaatcaagcgatcaatttcccgccttaaattccagcaattatctgtcgtatgccccaacgctctgtggtactcgcaccacctattggtgtccacgttagctggcggccgccgtgggggtggtgggtactgcacaacgttggtctgtccaaccgcccttaaaatggtacttaagggtgcattcaacttagtaagtgggattggcgttggcgaagcaccaggctgaccagctgtggcagcagcgggaccttgtgaatttctgtgccatgtattttgaaagccaggtttagagttgtggtatggtcccggtcttggtacgcggggggtttgcgctatcctggtttccttccccgccttagatttgtcttgtgaaacaccgccagattgagactgcttacgtccttcctctctttcttgtttcttctggtcatcttgctcaatcaatatgaactcttgaacacgagcgcgaagatccatcatatccttcgccggtcgccttgttaagtctctattcaaatctcccgcccgaaggccatttttgaatgacgccaaacagacatctggattttcatcctccaactgcaccgccatcttgctgaagcgtgccatgtaggtttttaatttctcgcctggttgctgatgtatgctgataagatcaaacattgttgcttttgtggttttattggcggaaaattgagtcagaaacttagtggacagatcagtgaaattatcaatggagaagggcggttgtcgaatgaaccactgcatcgccatgcccttgaacgtggaaggcaataatcgacattttaccgcatccgacgccccgccgatcaccattttagtattgaagtatctaagatgttccataggatcagattcgcccgaaaaggcgtctaatgccatggtttgcaggtgctttggaatgtccaccctagtgatggctggaacaaaaggttggaattcaactacatcctccgcctccaggcgttgttcttgcttaaaattctgccgctgagtaagatactcaacttgggcttgcaactgctcgttttgggactgcaccttctgcaaggtatctaacatttgttgcaaagccgcaggcgtgatacctgtcactgcctcttgcgctctccgtggagcagttgttttaagatcttccaagttcacgtagtcaggcggcgttgaacgccgccgaacacctggatctgatttagcgatcagatctgaaggtcttcccggagctgcattcaccaatgacgccggcgacggcgccactgagtggaccccctccgaggaagcttcctgctcttggtcgtccagtacgggacggttgttgtttcgtccgccggcgcgaccgccgtgtcgaccaccaccgcgccggcgatgatcgcgccgacctacgccgtatgaacgagtctccatggctcgcgattcctccttctgtcaccggaagagctgagtcttccccacagacggcgccaatgttctgtactagggcaagcttatgtaagagaaagacaaaaagtaaaccctagcagagcactaaaatagcaaaactaccataaaaggaatattctcattaatgctgaaaaagttggtctcgtacaagtggatgacctccccttttatagagggggtggtcatgatatggatctttcctatatttgggcctgacaatcagggcccaaatccccgtacatataagacaaatccaaaggaatcttccagctggcttgtgggtccatcacctaagggagggcaatgaagctcgtcatgttgcctttcccgccttggctatcgtcaatggtttgttgttcattttgggcgggacataatcttctttatgtcccgcccagtccactaaCTATATATTTTCATTAGTTTGTCACCCCTGGATCTGGTCTGTCCTTTGGATGTGAGTATTGCCAAGCCTTTGTTGATATAGTATAAtgatttattaatttatattgGATTAGTTTGATTACTTGATTCCTTCCTCAATTATTTTTTCCTTGATGCATTCTGTTGTTGATGTTGATTACCTGCTGGAGGTTGAggaaaaaattattggaaaagaaTTGTTGTTCAAAGTTTCTAAGATTCCTGGTATTACAATTAAGGGGTTTCCTTGCTATGAGGTTCTTCGAATTTGTGCTGATACTGAGATCATttcacttttcttttctgaggCAGCGAGTACTACATCGATTATGGTAATTTTTGTATGTATTTTGTGATATAATCTGGATACAAGTACACAACTATTAAccttattagtttttttttgttacaggacATAGATGCAGtgtttatgtttttattttgttaggtATCATGTGTGAGTTAGAActggtatatatatattatgcaTCCTTAAACAGTCAATTTTTATAACATTGGTGACATCTTAGGTAGCATGTTCTAACTTTAGAAGAACTCTTAGGTGACAGATGGTGAGGGAGAACATGCTGCCCATGTTGCTGGATATGGAAAAAGTATCAATGAAGGTGCTCTTACAAATTTggtgaaaagaaaattgaaagtGTCTGGTAGTGAGTTTTATGAAGATGCAGATAGCAAGCTAAGAAAGGTTGAAACAAAGGTGGTGGAGAAGGTAGAAATCACTGGTCATGACTTTGCCAATGCTGATGATGGACTGTTAGGTGAAATTAATCGCTTGAAGGAAATTAAGATAGCTGATGGGGGGTCTGACTGTGAGGGTCGTTTTGTACCAGTTGCTGAGTTCAAGGTCCAGGAAAAACATGAAATTTCAACCTGCTGGCTTCTAGAGGTTCATTACTGGATGTTGGATATTGCTTACTCTGAATGAAGAATTCAATGTACATGGGTGTTATGTGTTAGCATTATGTATGTCCCTTTTTTGTAAATCTATGGGGCCATTGAACTAAGTATTGTATTTAATTAAGTGTGATGCTACATGTCCTATGTTAGAACTGCATGTAGTTTGGTGAACGTGATATGTATTTGCTATTTTGTAACCTCTTGAGAACTGTGATGTGCAGAATTGTAGTTTAAGTAACCCTATTATCAATAT contains:
- the LOC130724056 gene encoding uncharacterized protein LOC130724056 isoform X2 encodes the protein MVDVYQKPCQVISFLEEVLCACFQVTDGEGEHAAHVAGYGKSINEGALTNLVKRKLKVSGSEFYEDADSKLRKVETKVVEKVEITGHDFANADDGLLGEINRLKEIKIADGGSDCEGRFVPVAEFKVQEKHEISTCWLLEVHYWMLDIAYSE
- the LOC130724056 gene encoding uncharacterized protein LOC130724056 isoform X4, coding for MKDFDMCRMCCLKEDGRCVSEAMSDGEGEHAAHVAGYGKSINEGALTNLVKRKLKVSGSEFYEDADSKLRKVETKVVEKVEITGHDFANADDGLLGEINRLKEIKIADGGSDCEGRFVPVAEFKVQEKHEISTCWLLEVHYWMLDIAYSE
- the LOC130724056 gene encoding uncharacterized protein LOC130724056 isoform X5 produces the protein MVDVYQKPCQVTDGEGEHAAHVAGYGKSINEGALTNLVKRKLKVSGSEFYEDADSKLRKVETKVVEKVEITGHDFANADDGLLGEINRLKEIKIADGGSDCEGRFVPVAEFKVQEKHEISTCWLLEVHYWMLDIAYSE
- the LOC130724056 gene encoding uncharacterized protein LOC130724056 isoform X1, producing MHSVVDVDYLLEVEEKIIGKELLFKVSKIPGITIKGFPCYEVLRICADTEIISLFFSEAASTTSIMVTDGEGEHAAHVAGYGKSINEGALTNLVKRKLKVSGSEFYEDADSKLRKVETKVVEKVEITGHDFANADDGLLGEINRLKEIKIADGGSDCEGRFVPVAEFKVQEKHEISTCWLLEVHYWMLDIAYSE
- the LOC130724056 gene encoding uncharacterized protein LOC130724056 isoform X6, whose translation is MCLLPDGEGEHAAHVAGYGKSINEGALTNLVKRKLKVSGSEFYEDADSKLRKVETKVVEKVEITGHDFANADDGLLGEINRLKEIKIADGGSDCEGRFVPVAEFKVQEKHEISTCWLLEVHYWMLDIAYSE
- the LOC130724056 gene encoding uncharacterized protein LOC130724056 isoform X3; the encoded protein is MVDVYQKPCQVSNRGLVCIAVKQVTDGEGEHAAHVAGYGKSINEGALTNLVKRKLKVSGSEFYEDADSKLRKVETKVVEKVEITGHDFANADDGLLGEINRLKEIKIADGGSDCEGRFVPVAEFKVQEKHEISTCWLLEVHYWMLDIAYSE